The Pan troglodytes isolate AG18354 chromosome 1, NHGRI_mPanTro3-v2.0_pri, whole genome shotgun sequence genome includes a region encoding these proteins:
- the ARHGAP30 gene encoding rho GTPase-activating protein 30 isoform X4 has protein sequence MRHLVHMASFSAQTNMHARNLAIVWAPNLLRSKDIEASGFNGTAAFMEVRVQSIVVEFILTHVDQLFGGAALSGGEVESGWRSLPGTRASGSPEDLMPRPLPYHLPSILQAGDGPPQMRPYHTIIEIAEHKRKGSLKVRKWRSIFNLGRSGHETKRKLPRGAEDREDKSNKGTLRPAKSMDSLSAAAGASDEPEGLVGPSSPRPSPLLPESLENDSIEAAEGEQEPEAEALGGTNSEPGTPRAGRSAIRAGGSSRAERCAGVHISDPYNVNLPLHITSILSVPPNIISNVSLARLTRGLECPALQHRPSPASGPGPGPGLGPGPPDEKLEASPASSPLADSGPDDLAPALEDSLSQEVEEFSVEPPLDDLSLDEAQFVLAPSCCSLDSAGPRPEVEEENGEEVFLSAYDDLSPLLGPKPPIWKGSGSLEGEAAGCGRQALGQGGEEQACWEVGEDKQAEPGGRLDIREEAEGSPETKVEAGKASEDRGEAGGSQETKVRLREGSREETEAKEEKSKGQKKADSMEAKGVEEPGGDEYTDEKEKEIERGEDEQREEAQVEAGRDLEQGAQEDQVAEEKWEVVQKQEAEGVREDEDKGQREKGYHEARKDQGDGEDSRSPEAATEGGAGEVSKERESGDGEAEGDQRAGGYYLEEDTLSEGSGVASLEVDCAKEGNPHSSEIEEVAPQPPQPEEMEPEGQPSPDGCLCPCSLGLGGVGMRLASTLVQVQQVRSVPVVPPKPQFAKMPSAMCSKIHVAPANPCPRPGRLDGTPGERAWGSRASRSSWRNGGSLSFDAAVALARDRQRTEAQGVRRTQTCTEGGDYCLIPRTSPCSMISAHSPRPLSCLELPSEGAEGSGSRSRLSLPPREPQVPDPLLSSQRRSYAFETQANPGKGEGL, from the exons ATGAGGCACTTGGTACACATGGCCTCATTCAGTGCCCAGACCAACATGCATGCTCGCAACCTGGCCATCGTGTGGGCTCCCAACCTGCTGAG GTCTAAGGACATAGAGGCCTCAGGCTTCAATGGGACAGCGGCCTTCATGGAGGTGCGGGTACAATCCATCGTCGTGGAGTTCATCCTCACACACGTGGACCAGCTCTTTGGGGGTGCTGCCCTCTCTG gTGGTGAGGTGGAGAGTGGATGGCGATCGCTTCCAGGGACCCGGGCATCAGGCAGCCCCGAGGACCTTATGCCCAGGCCACTGCCTTATCACCTGCCTAGCATACTGCAAGCTGGTGATGGACCCCCACAGATGCGGCCCTACCATACTATCATCGAGATTGCAGAGCACAA GAGGAAGGGGTCTTTGAAGGTCAGGAAGTGGAGGTCTATCTTCAATTTAGGTCGCTCTGGCCATGAGACTAAGCGTAAACTTCCACGGGGGGCTGAGGACAGGG AGGATAAATCCAACAAGGGGACACTGCGGCCAGCCAAAAGCATGGACTCACTGAGTGCTGCAGCTGGggccagtgatg AGCCAGAGGGGCTGGTGGGGCCCAGCAGCCCCCGGCCAAGCCCATTGCTGCCTGAGAGCTTGGAGAACGATTCTATAGAGGCAGCAGAGGGTGaacaggagcctgaggcagaagcattGGGTGGCACAAACTCTGAACCAGGCACACCACGAGCTGGGCGGTCAGCCATCCGGGCTGGGGGCAGCAGCCGTGCAGAACGCTGTGCTGGTGTCCACATCTCAGACCCCTACAATGTCAACCTCCCGCTACACATCACCTCTATCCTCAGTGTGCCCCCGAACATCATCTCTAACGTTTCTTTGGCCAGGCTCACCCGTGGCCTTGAGTGCCCTGCTCTACAGCACCGGCCAAGCCCTGcctctggccctggccctggccctggccttggCCCTGGCCCCCCAG ATGAAAAGTTGGAAGCAAGTCCAGCCTCAAGTCCCCTGGCAGACTCAGGCCCAGACGACTTGGCTCCTGCCCTGGAGGACTCGCTGTCCCAGGAG GTGGAGGAGTTCTCTGTGGAGCCACCCCTGGATGACCTGTCTCTGGATGAGGCACAGTTTGTCTTGGCCCCCAGCTGCTGTTCCCTGGACTCCGCTGGCCCCAGGCCTGAAGTTGAGGAGGAAAATGGGGAGGAAGTTTTCCTGAGTGCCTATGATGACCTAAGTCCCCTTCTGGGACCTAAACCCCCAATCTGGAAGGGTTCAGGGAGTCTGGAGGGAGAGGCAGCAGGATGTGGAAGGCAGGCTCTGGGACAGGGTGGGGAAGAGCAGGCATGCTGGGAAGTTGGGGAGGACAAGCAGGCTGAGCCTGGAGGCAGGCTAGACATCAGGGAAGAGGCAGAGGGAAGTCCAGAGACCAAGGTGGAGGCTGGAAAGGCCAGTGAGGATAGAGGGGAGGCTGGGGGAAGCCAAGAGACAAAAGTCAGATTGAGAGAAGGGAGTAGGGAAGAGACAGAGGCCAAGGAAGAGAAGTCCAAAGGTCAGAAGAAGGCTGACAGTATGGAGGCTAAAGGTGTGGAGGAACCAGGAGGAGATGAGTATACagatgagaaggaaaaagaaattgagagaGGAGAGGATGAACAAAGAGAGGAAGCCCAGGTAGAAGCTGGAAGGGACCTAGAGCAAGGGGCCCAGGAAGATCAAGTTGCTGAGGAGAAATGGGAAGTTGTACAGAAACAAGAGGCTGAGGGAGTCAGAGAGGATGAGGACAAAGGACAGAGGGAGAAGGGGTACCATGAAGCAAGAAAAGACCAGGGAGATGGTGAAGACAGCAGAAGCCCAGAAGCAGCAACTGAAGGAGGAGCAGGGGAGGTCAGCAAGGAACGGGAGAGTGGGGATGGAGAGGCTGAGGGAGACCAGAGGGCTGGAGGGTACTATTTAGAAGAGGACACCCTCTCTGAAGGTTCAGGTGTAGCGTCCCTGGAGGTTGACTGTGCCAAAGAGGGCAATCCTCACTCTTCTGAGATCGAAGAGGTAGCCCCACAGCCACCTCAGCCAGAGGAGATGGAGCCTGAGGGGCAGCCCAGTCCAGACGGCTGTCTATGCCCCTGTTCTCTTGGCCTGGGTGGCGTGGGCATGCGTCTAGCTTCCACTCTGGTTCAGGTCCAACAGGTCCGCTCTGTGCCTGTGGTGCCCCCCAAGCCACAGTTTGCCAAGATGCCCAGTGCAATGTGTAGCAAGATTCATGTGGCACCTGCAAATCCATGCCCGAGGCCTGGCCGGCTTGATGGGACTCCTGGAGAAAGGGCCTGGGGGTCCCGAGCTTCTCGATCCTCTTGGAGGAATGGGGGTAGTCTTTCCTTTGATGCTGCTGTGGCCCTAGCCCGGGACCGCCAAAGGACTGAGGCTCAAGGAGTTCGGCGAACCCAGACCTGTACTGAGGGTGGGGATTACTGCCTCATCCCCAGAACCTCCCCTTGTAGCATGATCTCTGCCCATTCTCCTCGGCCCCTTAGCTGCCTGGAGCTCCCATCTGAAGGTGCAGAAGGGTCTGGATCCCGGAGTCGTCTTAGTCTGCCCCCCAGAGAACCCCAGGTTCCTGACCCCCTGTTGTCCTCTCAGCGCAGGTCATATGCATTTGAAACACAGGCTAACCCTGGGAAAGGTGAGGGACTGTGA